From Camelina sativa cultivar DH55 chromosome 7, Cs, whole genome shotgun sequence, one genomic window encodes:
- the LOC104701736 gene encoding MLP-like protein 31: MEAVTKTEVSSLVGKLETDMEIKNSAHKFYHMFAERPHHVSTASPGHIQNCELHEGEWGKVGAILFWDYIHEGVEKVAKERIVASEPEKNLMTLSIIEGDLMKEFKSFVITFQVTPKEGGPGSIVHWHIEYEKISEEIAHPETILQFHVDMAKGVDEYLSTEEVGIAPRVAL; this comes from the exons ATGGAAGCCGTGACGAAAACCGAGGTTTCTAGTTTGGTGGGGAAGCTTGAGACAGACATGGAGATAAAAAATTCGGCTCATAAGTTCTATCACATGTTCGCCGAAAGACCACACCATGTCTCCACTGCATCTCCGGGACACATTCAAAACTGTGAACTGCATGAAGGCGAATGGGGCAAAGTTGGCGCAATCCTTTTCTGGGACTACATTCATG AGGGGGTGGAAAAGGTGGCGAAGGAGAGAATCGTGGCATCGGAGCCGGAGAAGAACTTGATGACGTTAAGTATCATAGAAGGTGATCTGATGAAAGAATTCAAAAGCTTTGTGATAACGTTCCAAGTGACCCCGAAGGAGGGAGGGCCAGGGAGTATTGTGCACTGGCACATTGAGTATGAGAAAATTAGCGAGGAGATTGCTCACCCTGAGACTATTCTCCAATTCCATGTCGATATGGCCAAAGGAGTCGATGAGTATCTCTCGACCGAAGAAGTGGGGATTGCTCCTCGTGTGGCTTTGTAA
- the LOC104701740 gene encoding uncharacterized protein LOC104701740: MRNVLLDLSSSMAVIKFVASPSCSLFSLKRALHEPFSFSNSSPSSSSSRITNASKRPGNLETHGSDRVNYEKKRVALIPCSLSSTEIVPQKKKLPLNFKFLFGQRALWRNILFESTKLRSVILLNAITIVYASNIAVVKEVEEIMDPAAFSAVRFVVAAIPFTPFVVRSFSDVKTRYSGIELGFWVSLGYLMQAIGLLTSDAGRASFISIFTIIVVPLLDGMLGAIIPSRTWFGALMSILGVWMLESSGSSPCIGDLFNFLCAVFFGVHMLKTEHISRTTTKDKFLPLLGYETYVVALFSMVWYFGGTWSTLLQDYDPSSWTWDSCWECMVAFPWIPALYTGAFSTGVCLWIEMTAMCDVSAKDTAVIYGLEPLWGAGFAWFILGERWGTAGWIGAALVLGGSLTVQLLGSSPPPKKPLEGEESREEIDCAAASNKQRRFSTSPIVVTSLKDTSKLLDK; this comes from the exons ATGCGCAATGTTCTTTTAGATCTTTCCTCTTCCATGGCGGTAATCAAGTTCGTAGCTTCTCCGTCCTGCTCGTTATTTTCACTCAAACGGGCTCTTCACGAACCTTTCTCTTTCAGCaactcttctccttcatcttcctcgTCTCGAATCACGAATGCTTCTAAAAGACCGGGTAATTTAGAAACTCATGGGTCCGATCGTGTCAATTACGAGAAAAAGCGGGTTGCTTTGATCCCTTGTTCGCTCTCTTCAACCGAGATTGTCcctcagaagaagaaactgcccctaaatttcaaatttttgttcgGTCAACGAGCTCTGTGGCGAAATATCTTGTTTGAATCTACGAAACTTAGAAGTGTCATTCTTCTAAATGCCATTACAATCGTTTATG CTAGTAACATTGCAGTTGTTAAAGAGGTTGAAGAGATCATGGATCCTGCAGCTTTTAGTGCTGTGAGATTTGTTGTGGCTGCGATTCCCTTCACTCCTTTTGTTGTGCGGTCGTTTAGTGATGTGAAAACGCGTTATTCAGGGATTGAGTTAGGTTTCTGGGTTAGTTTAGGGTATCTAATGCAAGCAATTGGTCTTCTAACATCTGATGCTGGGCGTGCATCATTTATTTCCATTTTCACT ATTATTGTGGTTCCGTTGCTTGATGGTATGCTTGGAGCTATAATACCTTCACGGACGTGGTTTGGAGCTCTAATGTCTATCTTGGGAGTTTGGATGCTGGAATCTAGTGGCTCTTCTCCATGT ATTGGTGACTTGTTTAATTTCTTATGCGCTGTGTTCTTCGGAGTTCATATGTTAAAGACAGAACATATATCACGTACTACAACTAAGGACAAGTTCTTGCCCCTTCTAGGCTATGAG ACATATGTCGTTGCTCTCTTTTCGATGGTGTGGTATTTTGGTGGAACATGGTCTACTCTCTTGCAAGATTATGACCCATCTTCCTGGACATGGGACTCATGTTGGGAATGTATGGTTGCATTTCCATGGATACCTGCGCTATACACTGGTGCTTTTTCGACCGGTGTTTGTCTGTGGATAGAG ATGACTGCCATGTGTGATGTATCTGCCAAGGACACCGCTGTGATATATGGTTTGGAGCCTCTTTGGGGTGCGGGGTTTGCATGGTTCATCCTTGGTGAGAGGTGGGGCACAGCTGGTTGGATTGGAGCCGCCCTTGTGCTAG GTGGCAGCCTAACTGTACAGTTGCTTGGATCATCACCGCCACCAAAAAAGCCCCTAGAAGGTGAAGAGAGCAGAGAAGAAATTGATTGTGCAGCTGCTTCCAACAAGCAAAGGCGCTTCTCGACCTCACCCATAGTGGTTACATCGCTAAAAGACACGTCTAAACTATTGGATAAGTGA
- the LOC104701741 gene encoding MLP-like protein 31 — MAEEASSLVGILETTVELKCSAEKFHDMLVGRPHHVSNATPTNIKGAELHEGEMGQVGAVILWNYVHDGEAKVVKERIESVDPENNRVTYKVIEGDLLKEYSNFVVTLQVTPKEGEPGSVAHWHFEYEKINEEVAHPETLLQLAVEVSKEMDEHLLSEE; from the exons atggCGGAAGAGGCATCTAGTTTGGTTGGGATCCTCGAGACAACTGTTGAGCTAAAATGTTCGGCGGAGAAATTCCATGACATGCTTGTCGGGAGACCACACCATGTCTCCAATGCAACTCCAACCAACATTAAGGGTGCTGAGCTGCACGAAGGCGAAATGGGCCAAGTTGGTGCCGTCATCTTATGGAATTACGTTCATG ATGGGGAGGCAAAAGTAGTGAAAGAGAGGATCGAGTCAGTAGATCCGGAGAACAATCGGGTTACCTACAAGGTGATAGAGGGTGATTTATTGAAAGAGTACTCGAATTTCGTGGTCACCTTGCAAGTGACCCCTAAGGAAGGAGAACCTGGAAGCGTTGCACACTGGCACTTTGAATACGAGAAAATTAACGAAGAAGTGGCTCATCCTGAAACTCTCCTACAGTTGGCTGTTGAAGTCTCTAAAGAGATGGATGAACATCTCTTATCCGAGGAATAA
- the LOC104701742 gene encoding MLP-like protein 43 codes for MAEASSLVGKLETEVEIKASAGKFHHMFVERPHHVSKATPDKIHGCELHEGEWGKVGSIVIWNYVFDGKARMVKDRIEAVEPEKNLIKFRVIEGDLMEEYKSFFVTIQVTPKHGESGSVVHWHFEYEKINEEVVHPENLLQFAVGMSKEIDEHLLTEE; via the exons ATGGCAGAAGCatctagtttggtggggaaGCTTGAGACAGAAGTGGAGATCAAAGCTTCCGCTGGCAAGTTCCATCACATGTTTGTCGAGAGGCCACACCATGTCTCCAAAGCAACTCCAGACAAAATTCATGGATGTGAGCTGCACGAAGGTGAATGGGGCAAAGTCGGCTCTATCGTCATCTGGAACTACGTTTTTG ATGGTAAGGCACGTATGGTGAAGGATAGGATTGAGGCCGTGGAACCAGAGAAGAACTTGATCAAGTTCAGGGTTATAGAAGGTGATTTGATGGAAGAGTACAAGAGCTTTTTCGTCACAATCCAAGTGACCCCTAAGCATGGAGAGTCAGGGAGTGTGGTCCACTGGCACTTCGAGTATGAGAAAATAAACGAGGAGGTAGTTCATCCTGAGAATCTTCTTCAGTTTGCCGTCGGAATGTCCAAAGAAATCGATGAACATCTATTGACCGAAGAATAG
- the LOC104701743 gene encoding MLP-like protein 43, whose product MAEASSLVGKLETEVEIKASAEKFHHMFAEKPHHVSKATPGKIHGCELHEGDWGKVGSIVIWKYVHGKWKGSRGKNRIEAVDTEKNLITFKVIGGVLMKEYKSFAFTIQVTPKQGGPGSIVHWHLEYEKISNEVAHPETLLQFCVDISKEIDEHLLSEE is encoded by the exons ATGGCAGAAGCATCTAGTTTGGTGGGAAAGCTTGAGACAGAAGTGGAGATCAAAGCCTCGGCTGAAAAGTTCCATCACATGTTTGCCGAGAAACCACACCATGTCTCCAAAGCAACCCCAGGCAAAATTCATGGATGTGAGCTGCACGAAGGCGACTGGGGCAAAGTCGGCTCTATAGTCATCTGGAAATACGTTCATGGCAA ATGGAAAGGTAGTAGAGGGAAGAATCGGATCGAGGCGGTTGATACAGAGAAGAACCTGATCACGTTCAAGGTTATAGGAGGTGTGCTAATGAAAGAGTACAAGAGCTTCGCATTCACAATCCAGGTGACCCCTAAGCAAGGAGGACCAGGGAGTATTGTACACTGGCACCTTGAGTATGAGAAAATTAGCAACGAGGTGGCTCATCCGGAAACTCTCCTCCAGTTCTGTGTCGATATCTCCAAAGAGATCGACGAACATCTCTTGTCCGAGGAATAA
- the LOC104701744 gene encoding CLAVATA3/ESR (CLE)-related protein 17-like produces the protein MTHVLLVRRERHGKNRRWDKNLIMCSFFLFFFVFFVSSQIGLSSSASSVGYSRRHFVAFPPPRKALSYSTTATFRGPLNRDDIYGDDKRVVHTGPNPLHN, from the coding sequence ATGACTCACGTGTTGTTGGTACGAAGAGAGAGACATGGAAAGAACAGAAGATGGGACAAGAACTTGATCATGTGttccttcttcttattcttcttcgtcttctttgtcAGTTCTCAGATAGGTTTGTCCTCGTCAGCTTCTTCTGTTGGTTATTCACGTCGTCACTTCGTCGCGTTTCCACCGCCGAGAAAGGCTCTGAGCTACAGTACTACGGCGACGTTTCGTGGGCCATTGAACAGAGATGACATTTATGGAGACGACAAGAGAGTAGTTCACACGGGTCCCAATCCTCTCCACAACTAA
- the LOC104701745 gene encoding uncharacterized protein LOC104701745, translating into MSPQSVSKTSKALEGIHGVRVVSHSPFGFESIGQVSGFESADARTKQRLFIERVWQQRPPCLRPIHCCIHGDRSILETAANVITSIPFIFLGMQTPRKNLNMKVYANSLIGVGIASSLYHSSRGKLRKYLRWADYTMIATATVCLTRALREENPKFLMAASALALPFQPLVVSAVHTGMMEVAFAKRALEDPDLKMAYDVHKMSSLLGGALFIADDLFPDTPFIHAGWHLAAAIGVGTCNKLLQ; encoded by the exons ATGAGCCCTCAAAGCGTATCGAAGACGAGCAAAGCCCTTGAGGGTATCCATGGGGTTCGTGTTGTGTCTCATTCTCCTTTTGGATTTGAGAGTATTGGTCAAGTCTCTGGCTTTGAGTCCGCTGATGCACGAACTAAGCAGAGACTATTCATTGA ACGTGTCTGGCAACAAAGACCTCCGTGCTTAAGACCCATACATTGTTGCATCCACG GTGATCGGAGTATCTTAGAAACAGCTGCTAATGTGATCACATCGATCCCTTTCATTTTCCTCGGTATGCAGACACCGAG GAAAAACCTGAACATGAAAGTGTATGCAAACTCCTTAATCGGAGTTGGAATCGCATCGAGTTTGTATCATTCTTCAAGAGGGAAGTTGAGGAAGTACCTTAGATGGGCTGATTACACAATGATAGCTACAGCCACAGTA TGTCTAACGAGGGCTCTTAGAGAAGAGAATCCAAAGTTCTTGATGGCTGCATCAGCTTTGGCTTTACCGTTCCAGCCTCTCGTGGTATCAGCTGTTCACACTGGAATGATGGAG GTAGCATTTGCGAAACGAGCCTTAGAGGATCCAGATTTGAAAATGGCTTATGATGTACACAAGATGTCCTCGTTGTTGGGCGGAGCATTGTTCATAGCTGATGATCTTTTCCCTGACACACCATTCATTCACGCTGGTTGGCATCTCGCTGCAGCCATTGGCGTTGGAACTTGCAACAAGCTTCTTCAGTAG